The Cryptomeria japonica chromosome 9, Sugi_1.0, whole genome shotgun sequence DNA segment TAGACAGGACAGTCTTTAGTCTAAACAAGGAAAGAAGTAATCTCAAGGGGAAAGGAAAGGAATGGGCTACATCACTACACGTGTGGCGCGCACACCAACACTTCTGACCCACAACGTACTTATTTCCTCTTCTACGTCAAGACCATCGGTCAATTGACGTGAATCGGTTACCGGACAAAGCAGATGAGGTGAGGTCTATTCACGGTAATTCACGTAGTAACGTAAAAGCCATCATTATTGGGGTTGGGGGAAGAATCCGGCATTGACGACGGTGACGGGGAATTTGCCGTCAATAAGGATTGGACAAGGCAGGGCAAGTGGTTGAGGGAAGGGGAAAGAATGTGGGGTTTGCTTGTTTATATTGAATGTTGTGATATTTAGTACAACACCTGCACTGTGGGGTGTCGCTGTTGCTTTCAGAGATCTTGATGTGGGGGAGTGTATACACATTGCGTATATACCTAGTGGAGGAAAGGGAAGGGGAAGGGGAAGGGGAATGGAATTGATgcttttgtttctttttgtttgatGGTGGGTAGTGCTGGGGGCGCTGAAGCTTGTGGGCTTGTGGGTCCTGAATGCTGTGATGAGACGATGATGATGGAATACTTTTGACTGGAATGCAATGGAGTACATTGGAATGAACCAATTTCTATAAAACTGACGCTTCAATCCCACTCACAGATGCCCATTTGGGAGCTCCAGGTTCTTTTTCTTTGTTCCTTGATGTTAATGGTTCTTTTTTGTTGTCATATGCAAGATTGTTATTATTGGCTTggattgattgattgcttgattggaTGCTTTGGATGACACTGGTGGAAGAATGCCCAAATGCCCAAATGCCCATTTCGTTGATTGCTGTCTGTGGTGGCTTCTTTGTTTTTGAGGTCTGAAGTTTTGAGGGTTTGTGTTTTTTTTGGTTTCTGTCAAATGACGGCAATATTTTCTGGGCGTTGCAGGGGATTGATTTGTGAGGGCATTTAGGTTTTAGGAATGAGCTCCATCAAATGGGTGTCTGTTAGAGCTAGCATTGCGGAAACGCTTAGTTTGCATAATAGGTCCCCTGTTGTTGCATCTCAGATGCCATCTTTTAAGATATCAGGCTGGGAAAAGGAAGGAGAGGAGGAAAAGAAGATTGGTTTTACGGATTTGGGTTGTGATCAGAAAGTACAAGAAAAGAAAGATGGTGCTTCATTGAAGCAAATGATTGAAGAGCTGGATTGCTCTGATGTGCCTTCTGTGTTTATTTGTCCTATTTCTCTGGAACCTATGCAGGATCCTGTTACGCTGTGTACTGGTCAGACCTATGAGAGATCCAATATCTTGAGATGGTTTTCAATAGGGCAATACATTTGCCCCACAACAATGCAAGAGCTCTGGGACGTTTCCCTCACTCCCAATAGGACCTTGTTTCATCTTATCTATAAGTGGTTTTCACACAGATTTTTGCTGCAAAAGAAGCAGGCGGAAAATGTTCAAGGGAGAGTTAAAGAGCTTCTGGAGAAGCTTGAGAAGGCTAAAGGGCAACCAAGAATTAAGGCTCTTTGTGCTCTCAGGCAGATATGCCAAACGGAGGAATCAGCCAGGAGAACGGTACTGGATGGAGCAGGGGTGGCACTATTATCATCTCTGTTGGGTCCGTTCACTTCACATGCAGTTGGGGCTGAATGCATTGGTATTCTTGTGAATCTGCCATTGGATTCTGAAAGCAAAATTAGTCTCGCAGAACCTGCTAAAATCTCCCTCATGGTAGACCTTCTTCATGAGGGCACCATAGAGACAAAGATAAATTCTGTCAAGCTCATAGAAACTCTGATGGATATAGAAGATTTGAGGTCTGAAAATGTTTCAAGTTTTAGGCTTTTGTTTGGTCTGTTGAGGCTTCTAAAGGACAAAAGATATCCAAAAGGTATGGCAGCTGGGCTTGGtttattaaacattatttgttCTTGCAAGCAAGTGAGGAATCAAGTAGTCAGCATTGGATTAGTTGTACACTTGGTTGAGCTTCTCCCTTGTGCAACTACCAGCTGTTTAGAAACTGCTCTGGCCATTCTGGACGTTCTTTCTACCACTCCGGAAGGGAGGGCTGCTCTAAAGGATTGTTCTTCTACCATCCCCAATATAGTTCGGATTTTGATGCGAGTTTCTGAAGACTGTACacaacatgccctttcaattttgtGGACGGTATGTAAATTGGCACCTGAAGAGTGTACTTCAACTGCGGTAGAGGCAGGGATTGCACCCAAATTGCTTCTTGTTATACAAAGTAGTTGCAACCCTGTTGTAAAACAAAGATCTGCAGAACTACTGAAGCTTTGTAGTCTGAATTACACGGCCACAATCTTCATCTCTAAATGTAAGCTCACTCGAACAATTCAATAGATTTTATGCATGGAAGTGCATGGGTTATGCTTACTATGGGGAGTTTAAATGCCTTATACTTTAGAAGAATGAAAGGTTTGGCTTTAAGCCGTTCTTCCAGTGCAGCCCATTCTGCTGTTATCAACCTAGTCATTCGATTATCTGCTGTATGTCTTCTGCATGCAGATACTAAATATACAAATACGGAGGAAATGTCTGAGGTTCGAAATAATTGGGCTTCTGCGTGGCCTTACAAAATCAATTGTACTGGTTTTTTCCCCTGCCACACAGTTCGCATGGACAACGGGTTCCTTCCGGCTTCAGAACTATGTACATGAAGAGCAAAATGTTGTTCCAGAGCAACTTCTTTTATTAATATTTGGTTGCAATTGTCTTTTGCCTTTGCCAATGCCTTTGCCTTGGCAACTTGCTCATACTCATTGGAGCTGTATGATCTTTTCCGGTTTGAACTGGTGTGAGTAATGTAATTTTCCTCTGTAAAAAGAAAGAAACTGTATACGGTCATGCATGATAGTGATGGGAACATCATACATGTTGAAGCAATATTAATTCATATGCTGCACCCTGGACAGTTTTGCTTCTATCATATACAGAGCTTATGATTTTGTTAAGGTTGGATCACTCGTGGTATATTGTTTTCTCATGGATCTGCTTCTTGTAGATTTATAAAGATAATCTATTGAAAAGTGTTTATCAATCACACTAACTTTGTGTGCATTCTATAGAATTTGTTGGTTGCAAGCATTTATTGGGTTTTCTATTCTACTACTTAATCGAGAGTATTTGATGCCAACCTTTTTGCAAAGGAGTACATAGTATTTGCCTGTTGTCTTTCTGTTGATTTTGGAGTAACTCTCAAGTGGGAATGTGCACATATTTACAAGATTGATCAGTTCCAGTGAGTGGATGGTCCTGTGATTGCGACCTTACTGCATGGAActgtttttaaagaaaaaaaattgaaaaatatttcttttttttgttttttgtctaAATTAAATTTGTCGTTTACTTCAGATCTTTATCTATCCATCTGTATTTGGCAGGAATGCAATTTGTTGTACAGCAGATGGGAACTTTGTATGGTACCTTTAGTGTTTCTCCAACACAGAGATTGAACCGAATGGAATTCATCCTCAACAGGGATAAAGagcaaaaattgaattttcaagATATGTGATCCTTACAGAATTCCCAGTTGGTGTATAATTAGTCAAATAGCATGGATGGCTCTTTCCAGTAATCCTAATCTATATTCATCCAATAATCTGAGATTAATTGTCAACTTTAATGGGATTCTGCATCCAATTTTATTGAGAAGCTTCTTAGAGATTGGATTAGACCTATAGAGATTTCACAACTCATCATGACTGTTGGATCGTTTGATACCATAACCTTGGAGGACGTTTCTGAATATTTTC contains these protein-coding regions:
- the LOC131053058 gene encoding U-box domain-containing protein 31 isoform X2, which codes for MSSIKWVSVRASIAETLSLHNRSPVVASQMPSFKISGWEKEGEEEKKIGFTDLGCDQKVQEKKDGASLKQMIEELDCSDVPSVFICPISLEPMQDPVTLCTGQTYERSNILRWFSIGQYICPTTMQELWDVSLTPNRTLFHLIYKWFSHRFLLQKKQAENVQGRVKELLEKLEKAKGQPRIKALCALRQICQTEESARRTVLDGAGVALLSSLLGPFTSHAVGAECIGILVNLPLDSESKISLAEPAKISLMVDLLHEGTIETKINSVKLIETLMDIEDLRSENVSSFRLLFGLLRLLKDKRYPKGMAAGLGLLNIICSCKQVRNQVVSIGLVVHLVELLPCATTSCLETALAILDVLSTTPEGRAALKDCSSTIPNIVRILMRVSEDCTQHALSILWTVCKLAPEECTSTAVEAGIAPKLLLVIQSSCNPVVKQRSAELLKLCSLNYTATIFISKCKLTRTIQ
- the LOC131053058 gene encoding U-box domain-containing protein 31 isoform X1; this encodes MSSIKWVSVRASIAETLSLHNRSPVVASQMPSFKISGWEKEGEEEKKIGFTDLGCDQKVQEKKDGASLKQMIEELDCSDVPSVFICPISLEPMQDPVTLCTGQTYERSNILRWFSIGQYICPTTMQELWDVSLTPNRTLFHLIYKWFSHRFLLQKKQAENVQGRVKELLEKLEKAKGQPRIKALCALRQICQTEESARRTVLDGAGVALLSSLLGPFTSHAVGAECIGILVNLPLDSESKISLAEPAKISLMVDLLHEGTIETKINSVKLIETLMDIEDLRSENVSSFRLLFGLLRLLKDKRYPKGMAAGLGLLNIICSCKQVRNQVVSIGLVVHLVELLPCATTSCLETALAILDVLSTTPEGRAALKDCSSTIPNIVRILMRVSEDCTQHALSILWTVCKLAPEECTSTAVEAGIAPKLLLVIQSSCNPVVKQRSAELLKLCSLNYTATIFISKYTKYTNTEEMSEVRNNWASAWPYKINCTGFFPCHTVRMDNGFLPASELCT
- the LOC131053058 gene encoding U-box domain-containing protein 31 isoform X3; this translates as MSSIKWVSVRASIAETLSLHNRSPVVASQMPSFKISGWEKEGEEEKKIGFTDLGCDQKVQEKKDGASLKQMIEELDCSDVPSVFICPISLEPMQDPVTLCTGQTYERSNILRWFSIGQYICPTTMQELWDVSLTPNRTLFHLIYKWFSHRFLLQKKQAENVQGRVKELLEKLEKAKGQPRIKALCALRQICQTEESARRTVLDGAGVALLSSLLGPFTSHAVGAECIGILVNLPLDSESKISLAEPAKISLMVDLLHEGTIETKINSVKLIETLMDIEDLRSENVSSFRLLFGLLRLLKDKRYPKGMAAGLGLLNIICSCKQVRNQVVSIGLVVHLVELLPCATTSCLETALAILDVLSTTPEGRAALKDCSSTIPNIVRILMRVSEDCTQHALSILWTVCKLAPEECTSTAVEAGIAPKLLLVIQSSCNPVVKQRSAELLKLCSLNYTATIFISK